Proteins found in one Saccharomyces mikatae IFO 1815 strain IFO1815 genome assembly, chromosome: 5 genomic segment:
- the SPT15 gene encoding TATA-binding protein (similar to Saccharomyces cerevisiae SPT15 (YER148W); ancestral locus Anc_8.197), with protein sequence MADEERLKEFKEANKIVFDPNTRQVWENQNPDGAKPATTFQSEEDIKRAAPESEKDTSATSGIVPTLQNIVATVTLGCRLDLKTVALHARNAEYNPKRFAAVIMRIREPKTTALIFASGKMVVTGAKSEDDSKLASRKYARIIQKIGFAAKFTDFKIQNIVGSCDVKFPIRLEGLAFSHGTFSSYEPELFPGLIYRMVKPKIVLLIFVSGKIVLTGAKQREEIYQAFEAIYPVLSEFRKM encoded by the coding sequence ATGGCCGATGAGGAACGTTTGAAGGAGTTTAAAGAGGCAAACAAAATAGTGTTTGATCCAAATACGAGACAAGTATGGGAAAACCAAAATCCAGATGGTGCAAAACCAGCAACTACTTTCCAAAGTGAAGAAGACATAAAAAGAGCGGCTCCAGAATCCGAAAAGGACACATCTGCAACATCTGGTATTGTTCCAACACTGCAAAATATTGTGGCCACTGTGACTTTAGGTTGTCGGTTGGATTTAAAAACAGTTGCATTACATGCCCGTAATGCGGAATATAACCCCAAGCGTTTTGCTGCTGTCATCATGCGTATTAGAGAGCCAAAGACTACAGCTTTGATTTTTGCATCCGGGAAAATGGTCGTTACTGGTGCCAAAAGTGAAGATGACTCAAAACTAGCCAGTAGAAAGTATGCaagaattattcaaaagatcGGGTTTGCTGCTAAATTCAcagatttcaaaatacaaaatattGTTGGTTCGTGTGATGTTAAATTTCCTATTCGTCTAGAAGGTTTAGCATTCAGTCATGGGACTTTCTCCTCCTATGAGCCGGAACTATTCCCTGGTTTGATTTATAGAATGGTGAAACCAAAGATTGTATTGTTAATTTTCGTTTCAGGTAAGATTGTTCTTACTGGTGCGAAGCAGAGGGAGGAGATTTACCAAGCTTTTGAAGCTATATACCCTGTGCTAAGTGAATTTAGAAAAATGTAA
- the LSM5 gene encoding RNA-binding protein LSM5 (similar to Saccharomyces cerevisiae LSM5 (YER146W); ancestral locus Anc_8.192), translated as MSLPEILPLEVIDKTINQRVLIVLQSNREFEGTLVGFDDFVNVILEDAVEWLIDPEDESRNEKVMQHHGRMLLSGNNIAILVPGGKKTPTQAL; from the coding sequence ATGAGTCTACCGGAGATTTTGCCTTTAGAGGTCATAGACAAAACAATCAACCAGAGAGTGCTGATTGTGCTGCAATCAAACCGCGAGTTTGAGGGCACGTTGGTCGGCTTCGACGACTTCGTCAATGTCATACTGGAGGACGCTGTTGAGTGGCTTATCGATCCCGAGGACGAGAGCAGGAATGAGAAAGTTATGCAACACCATGGTAGAATGCTTTTGAGCGGCAACAATATCGCCATCCTTGTCCCAGGCGGCAAAAAGACCCCTACGCAGGCGTTGTAA
- the UBP5 gene encoding putative ubiquitin-specific protease UBP5 (similar to Saccharomyces cerevisiae DOA4 (YDR069C) and UBP5 (YER144C); ancestral locus Anc_8.188), giving the protein MGSEQAFSEVGESARDRFGRLKRLVQKFLEDDDVPQESLPLLNECTEIWSSYEDVCHQISMQAPREDANHLSKAFLRLNETAFIYYMIVFTLLKDTLPKLKGFSNNKEKNIENLYREKTQLLQNDLHIERIRNYIENYPKLLHLHTIDAGKLSSMLHFHGDTLLLIDVRPRSDFTKAHIKCKNIICIEPVSFKDSFTDRQLENVSLITSSQSDIDLFSNRNMFKYIVLYTDAQLHGDFWQRQTRTLAKILSQQSILNPLNGTKVLILETGFSNWVKLGGTYQTPITETAQLTFSSSTPTLSESHIPVRLFNQESIPRPKEKNIPLVSMNTQPLQATVQRPQVPLYYPEVPIIPQSRPSQNSPVLQNANPYSLNALPKLNSPSFIKNKVNIIGKPSQDIRGTQINVYSPSVSNICPPRIPPLPQQNSSSSRQTILNNSQVIDLDFIVGLENTGNCCYMNCILQCLVGTHDLVRMFLDNTYLNFINFDSSKGSKGLLAKNFATLVRNMHRNSAFMPVNSRTTPVQTIQFKKICGHINSIYSDSMQQDCQEFCQFLLDGLHEDLNQNGGKEHLKQLTEEEEQKREKMTIRKASALEWERFLLTDFSAIIDLFQGQYASRLQCQACDRTSTTYQTFSVLSVPVPRITTCNILDCFREFTKCEKLGIDELWSCPRCLKKQPSTKQLKITRLPKKLIINLKRFDNQMNKNNVFVQYPYFLDLTPYWARDFNHEAIVNEDIPTRGQIPPFRYRLYGVACHSGSLYGGHYTSYVYKGPKKGWYFFDDSIYRPIRFNDEFITPNAYVLFYERIF; this is encoded by the coding sequence ATGGGCTCAGAACAAGCCTTTAGTGAGGTCGGTGAATCGGCCAGGGATCGGTTCGGCAGGCTGAAGCGTTTGGTGCAGAAGTTCcttgaagatgatgacgtGCCACAAGAGTCCTTGCCTCTGCTCAATGAATGCACCGAAATATGGTCTAGTTATGAAGACGTGTGTCATCAAATATCGATGCAAGCGCCCAGGGAAGATGCTAACCATTTGTCTAAAGCATTCCTCCGATTAAATGAAACTGCTTTCATTTATTACATGATAGTGTTTACACTCTTGAAGGATACTCTTCCAAAACTAAAGGGGTTTTCGAAcaataaggaaaaaaacatcGAGAACTTGTACAGGGAAAAAACCCAACTTTTACAGAACGATCTCCATATTGAGCGGATTCGAAACTATATCGAAAACTACCCTAAATTGCTGCATTTGCACACTATAGATGCCGGCAAATTGAGTTCAATGTTGCACTTCCATGGCGACACCCTCTTGCTCATCGATGTGCGCCCCAGATCTGATTTCACCAAGGCACATATCAAATGCAAAAACATCATATGCATCGAGCCTGTTTCATTCAAGGACTCTTTTACGGATCGACAGCTTGAAAATGTCTCTTTGATCACTTCATCACAGTCAGACATCGATCTCTTCTCAAATAGAAACATGTTCAAGTATATTGTGCTGTATACTGACGCCCAACTGCATGGGGATTTTTGGCAAAGGCAAACTCGTACCCTTGCTAAGATTCTGTCCCAACAATCTATTCTCAATCCGCTAAATGGGACGAAAGTTCTTATATTGGAAACGGGGTTTTCAAACTGGGTTAAATTAGGTGGTACGTATCAAACACCTATTACAGAAACGGCACAACTCACATTTTCGTCTTCGACGCCAACCTTGAGTGAATCGCACATACCTGTACGGCTATTTAATCAGGAATCTATCCCTCGACCtaaggaaaagaatattccATTGGTGTCGATGAACACTCAACCTTTACAAGCGACTGTTCAGAGGCCTCAGGTGCCCTTATACTATCCAGAAGTTCCCATTATACCGCAGTCAAGGCCCTCCCAAAACTCTCCCGTCTTACAGAATGCTAACCCGTATTCATTAAATGCCCTTCCAAAACTCAATTCTCCATCgttcatcaaaaataaagtcaACATCATAGGCAAACCATCTCAAGATATTCGGGGTACTCAGATCAACGTCTATTCACCTTCAGTATCCAACATATGTCCGCCGCGCATCCCGCCTTTACCGCAGCAGAATTCGTCTTCATCGAGACAGACCATACTGAACAATTCTCAAGTGATTGATCTAGATTTTATCGTAGGGCTGGAGAACACGGGTAATTGTTGCTATATGAATTGTATACTTCAATGTTTGGTGGGGACACATGATTTAGTCCGGATGTTTTTGGATAACACGtatttgaattttattaATTTCGATAGTTCAAAAGGTTCCAAGGGATTATTAGCTAAAAACTTTGCTACTTTGGTACGTAATATGCACAGAAACAGTGCTTTTATGCCTGTCAACTCAAGAACAACTCCAGTTCAGACCATTcagttcaaaaaaatatgtgGTCACATTAACTCCATTTACAGTGATTCGATGCAGCAGGACTGTCAAGAATTTTGTCAGTTCTTACTTGATGGACTGCATGAGGATTTGAACCAAAATGGTGGCAAAGAACATCTCAAACAGTTGACCGAAGAGGAAGAGCAAAAGAGGGAGAAAATGACCATACGTAAAGCTAGTGCTCTTGAATGGGAAAGATTTTTACTCACTGATTTCAGCGCAATAATCGATCTATTTCAAGGACAGTACGCATCAAGGTTACAATGCCAAGCCTGTGACCGTACTTCAACAACGTATCAAACATTCTCTGTTCTTTCCGTTCCTGTTCCACGAATTACAACTTGTAACATATTGGATTGCTTTCGGGAATTCACCAAATGTGAAAAGCTAGGTATTGATGAACTGTGGTCGTGTCCTCGATGCTTGAAAAAGCAACCCTCCACTAAGCAACTCAAGATTACTAGATTGCCCAAGAAACTGATAATTAATTTAAAAAGGTTTGACAATcaaatgaataaaaataatgtgTTTGTTCAATATCCTTATTTCTTGGATCTTACACCGTACTGGGCAAGAGATTTTAATCATGAAGCTATAGTTAACGAGGACATTCCCACCAGAGGCCAAATACCACCATTCAGATACAGATTGTATGGGGTTGCATGTCATTCGGGAAGTTTGTATGGTGGTCATTATACTTCCTACGTTTATAAGGGACCCAAAAAGGGCTGGTACTTTTTCGATGACTCAATTTATCGTCCTATAAGGTTTAATGATGAATTCATCACACCTAATGCATACGTTTTATTTTatgaaagaattttctga
- the PEA2 gene encoding Pea2p (similar to Saccharomyces cerevisiae PEA2 (YER149C); ancestral locus Anc_8.198) produces the protein MQKFDLELSRRANPLLFSPERYEEYPLKYDELKQYLLSQNPSHPHHNNRPYTSIDYFDYLLYRNKNDDSEIDLDRKLVSEFALYYVQKEHLNSDDSDPTFNELLRLQPCSTEWYEMMLKILQSLNTTGINQLTKENNNHFLHTKRVRSSTTLGGTDKLNSSSNHNGHANDDKNEVLQELTSFLMSNSIQKGIDIKPIPLDDPVKFLKNGINSILDTCVNLEKTTSSTHTSLNVAAIQEEDSCKKVEELETAFSDLQLAHNFLTKQFENDRAEYVQDIEKLTRTNRELQDKLLNYHSNLSKTEKKLHDLEQTNKELEKVSNKLNSNKHNISISSPVSSPVTWGPSSPSSVGSPTSGSGSRSLSIMTSEFKKVLTSTQRKYEKELSDEREHRCRLERELALLKSGGAKSPMVLSGDGPSDML, from the coding sequence ATGCAGAAATTCGATTTAGAACTCTCAAGAAGAGCAAACCCATTGCTTTTTAGTCCGGAAAGATACGAAGAGTATCCATTGAAATACGATGAATTGAAACAGTACCTCCTTTCACAGAACCCCTCCCATCCTCATCATAACAATAGACCATACACCTCTATTGATTACTTTGACTATCTTCTGtatagaaataaaaacGACGACTCAGAAATAGATCTTGATAGAAAGCTGGTGTCTGAGTTTGCTTTATATTACGTTCAAAAAGAGCACTTGAACTCTGATGACTCGGACCCCACATTTAATGAGTTGTTAAGGCTGCAACCATGTTCCACAGAATGGTATGAAATGATGCTTAAAATTTTGCAGTCACTCAATACTACCGGGATAAACCAGCTTacaaaagagaataatAACCATTTCCTGCATACTAAAAGGGTCAGGTCTTCCACTACTTTGGGTGGCACGGACAAACTTAACAGCAGTAGTAATCATAATGGCCATGCTAATGACGATAAAAACGAAGTACTCCAAGAACTGACCTCTTTCTTGATGTCAAACTCCATTCAAAAAGGCATCGATATCAAACCTATACCATTAGATGACCCTgtgaagtttttgaagaatggCATAAATTCGATTTTGGACACCTGCGTAAACTTAGAGAAAACGACGTCATCAACACATACTTCGCTAAACGTTGCTGCAATTCAAGAGGAAGACTCTTGTAAAAAAGTAGAGGAATTAGAGACAGCGTTTAGTGATTTACAACTGGCCCACAACTTCTTAACTAAACAGTTTGAGAACGACCGTGCTGAATACGTGCAAGATATTGAGAAATTGACTCGGACGAACAGAGAATTGCAAGATAAATTACTTAACTATCACTCAAATTTGAgtaaaactgaaaaaaaactgcaTGACTTAGAACAAACAAATaaagaacttgaaaaagTGAGCAACAAATTAAATTCTAATAAACATAATATTAGTATATCGTCACCTGTGAGCTCCCCGGTCACTTGGGGTCCGAGTTCACCTTCTTCCGTAGGAAGCCCCACAAGCGGTTCTGGGTCACGATCACTTTCCATAATGACAAGCgaatttaaaaaagttCTTACAAGTAcccaaagaaaatatgaaaaagagtTGTCAGATGAGCGTGAACATAGGTGCAGACTAGAAAGGGAATTAGCACTGTTGAAAAGTGGAGGTGCAAAAAGTCCGATGGTACTCAGTGGAGACGGCCCATCAGATATGTTATGA
- the FTR1 gene encoding high-affinity iron permease FTR1 (similar to Saccharomyces cerevisiae FTR1 (YER145C); ancestral locus Anc_8.191), whose product MPNKVFNVAVFFVVFRECLEAVIVISVLLSFLKQAIGEHDQVLYKKLRIQVWVGVLLGFIICLAIGAGFIGAYYSLQKDIFGSAEDLWEGIFCMIATIMISMMGIPMLRMNKMQSKWRVKIARSLVEIPHRKRDYFKIGFLSRRYAMFILPFITVLREGLEAVVFVAGAGITTQGSHASAYPLPVVVGLICGGLVGYLLYYGASRSSLQIFLILSTSILYLISAGLFSRGAWYFENYRFNLASGGDASEGGDGNGSYNIRKAVYHVNCCNPELDNGWDIFNALLGWQNTGYLSSMLCYNIYWLVLIIVLSLMIFEERRGHLPFTKNLQLKHLNPGYWIKNKKKQELTEEQKRQLFVKMENINFNEDGEINVQENYELPEQTTSHSSSQNVVEDKVAHHVKIESL is encoded by the coding sequence ATGCCTAACAAAGTGTTTAACGTGGCcgttttctttgttgtgTTCAGAGAGTGTTTGGAAGCCGTGATTGTTATCTCCGTGCTGTTATCGTTTTTGAAGCAGGCCATCGGGGAACATGACCAGGTGCTGTACAAGAAATTGAGGATTCAGGTCTGGGTCGGGGTCTTACTCGGGTTCATCATTTGTTTGGCGATCGGTGCAGGTTTCATCGGTGCGTACTATTCGCTGCAGAAGGATATTTTCGGAAGCGCCGAGGATCTGTGGGAAGGTATCTTCTGTATGATTGCGACGATAATGATCTCGATGATGGGAATTCCTATGTTAAGAATGAATAAGATGCAGAGTAAGTGGAGAGTGAAGATTGCGCGGTCGCTGGTGGAGATTCCTCACCGCAAGAGAGACTATTTTAAGATCGGCTTCTTGAGTAGAAGATATGCTATGTTTATTTTACCCTTTATTACTGTCTTGAGAGAAGGTTTGGAAGCTGTTGTGTTTGTTGCCGGTGCTGGTATTACTACGCAGGGATCGCACGCCTCGGCATACCCTTTGCCCGTGGTGGTTGGTTTGATCTGTGGTGGTCTTGTCGGGTACCTGTTGTACTACGGTGCTTCCAGATCCTCGCTGCAGATTTTCTTGATTCTGTCCACCTCGATCTTGTACCTGATCTCCGCCGGACTTTTCTCTCGTGGTGCGTGGTACTTTGAAAATTACAGATTCAACCTTGCCAGTGGTGGTGATGCTTCCGAGGGTGGTGACGGTAATGGGTCTTACAACATCAGAAAGGCTGTCTACCATGTCAACTGTTGCAACCCGGAACTGGACAATGGGTGGGATATCTTCAATGCTTTGCTCGGATGGCAAAACACCGGGTACTTGTCATCCATGCTGTGTTACAACATCTACTGGTTGGTTCTTATCATTGTTCTAagtttgatgatttttgaagaaagacgTGGTCACTTGCCCTTCACCAAGAATTTGCAATTGAAGCACTTGAACCCTGGATACTGgatcaagaacaagaaaaagcaagagTTGACcgaagaacaaaagagaCAACTATTTGTCAAGATGGAGAATATCAACTTCAATGAGGACGGTGAAATCAATGTACAAGAGAACTACGAACTGCCTGAGCAGACCACCAGTCATTCTTCATCCCAAAATGTCGTTGAGGACAAGGTGGCCCATCACGTTAAAATCGAATCTCTTTAA
- the SCC4 gene encoding cohesin-loading factor complex subunit SCC4 (similar to Saccharomyces cerevisiae SCC4 (YER147C); ancestral locus Anc_8.196), whose product MDHFGEKLSISQVYNLAHEFRDHAYSYANKIGSEEELKQYYSLINMAIRMFQLLKRECTLSVMEDSKITFEMVELLIQETYNFDLAELYISSLKERLQTHQNSIDLVEEVMHCEFLLLHDLPLMRDSKFHYKIALRNCNELVQYLASLQDEIYRNWASVFKYVGVTLCIKLKQCRRVKTGFRGLLSQCPEKSQWKWFLNLCYVNYLLNERFPIPEEALQDLKSTELDTVGPELYAWKLALEMVIQLYKDKNITEHLNEFKRFFDTNKQSLVSDEGKGCLIRLMPRITLRVDLPMIFHYKELKNILLLLQSVSYIVNCYDEKGNFSRKFLPKVYSTTQKLIKNIAANGVSMNELDSRIQTYKSILDFCEFYKVWEEILLRGTIATTESSKLGPSPAYVKLLRAMEVQFQGEGAVEEYTRLAQSSGTSSEVKMISLLNCYTVQAARVSRCSGDERNELVEQCNKVWQQVEKLLQETDLQFNPIWECTVTILWLFSHFEPFTWNPLPCSDKERADYMSKLRQFYSSNKFAGEGGAGDGRFKLKKALLLQVLVNYLGGRMLEHDLGEIHAISGKCFDICRQQGGMGKIQYVVGIWHLMNCTVGMRGKDVALTKAKLEALVKQITSVK is encoded by the coding sequence ATGGATCATTTTGGCGAGAAACTTAGTATTTCACAAGTATACAACCTAGCACACGAATTTCGAGACCATGCCTATTCATATGCGAATAAAATCGGATCTGAAGAAGAGTTGAAACAGTACTATTCCCTGATAAATATGGCTATTCGGATGTTTCAGCTACTAAAGAGGGAATGTACGCTTTCAGTGATGGAGGATAGTAAGATTACGTTCGAGATGGTGGAGTTACTCATACAAGAGACGTACAATTTTGACTTAGCAGAGCTTTACATTTCCAGTTTGAAAGAACGACTGCAAACTCACCAGAACAGCATAGATTTGGTAGAAGAAGTCATGCATTGCGAATTTCTGTTATTGCACGATTTGCCGCTGATGAGAGATAGCAAGTTCCACTACAAGATTGCACTAAGGAACTGTAACGAACTAGTGCAGTACCTGGCAAGTTTACAGGATGAAATTTACCGGAATTGGGCATCTGTATTCAAGTACGTCGGTGTGACGCTTTGCATCAAGCTGAAGCAATGCCGTCGGGTGAAGACAGGTTTTCGTGGGTTACTCTCGCAGTGCCCGGAGAAGTCACAATGGAAGTGGTTTCTGAACTTGTGCTACGTGAACTATTTACTGAACGAGAGGTTTCCGATACCTGAAGAGGCTCTACAAGATTTGAAGAGCACGGAGCTGGACACGGTGGGGCCCGAGCTATATGCGTGGAAGTTGGCGTTAGAGATGGTTATCCAGCTTTACAAAGACAAGAACATTACGGAACATCTGAACGAATTCAAACGGTTTTTTGACACGAACAAGCAATCTTTAGTCAGTGATGAAGGTAAGGGATGTTTGATTAGACTTATGCCACGCATAACGTTGAGAGTAGATCTGCCTATGATTTTTCACTATAAggaattgaagaatatattgCTGCTACTGCAGAGTGTGAGCTACATCGTGAACTGCTATGACGAAAAGGGCAATTTCTCGAGGAAGTTTTTGCCCAAAGTGTATTCCACCACCCAGAAGCTGATAAAGAACATTGCGGCCAATGGTGTTTCGATGAATGAGCTGGACTCGCGAATTCAGACATACAAGAGCATTCTTGATTTTTGCGAGTTTTACAAGGTGTGGGaagaaatattattaaGGGGAACCATAGCGACAACAGAGTCATCAAAACTAGGTCCCTCTCCGGCTTATGTGAAACTGCTGCGAGCAATGGAGGTTCAATTTCAAGGTGAAGGGGCCGTGGAGGAGTACACGCGGCTTGCACAATCCAGCGGCACATCCAGCGAGGTAAAGATGATATCGCTACTGAATTGCTACACAGTCCAGGCAGCAAGAGTGAGCCGGTGTTCTGGGGATGAGCGGAACGAGCTCGTGGAGCAGTGCAACAAAGTCTGGCAGCAAGTGGAAAAGTTGCTGCAGGAAACAGACCTGCAGTTCAACCCCATATGGGAGTGCACGGTGACTATCCTATGGCTTTTCAGCCATTTTGAGCCGTTTACTTGGAACCCGCTGCCATGTAGCGATAAGGAGCGCGCCGACTACATGTCGAAGCTTCGCCAATTCTACTCCAGCAACAAGTTTGCTGGAGAAGGAGGTGCTGGGGACGGCCGCTTCAAGTTGAAGAAAGCTCTACTGTTACAAGTACTAGTAAACTACCTCGGGGGCCGCATGCTGGAACACGACTTGGGGGAAATCCATGCGATCTCAGGAAAGTGTTTCGACATATGCCGCCAGCAGGGCGGCATGGGCAAGATCCAATACGTGGTCGGAATATGGCATTTAATGAACTGCACGGTGGGGATGCGGGGAAAGGATGTCGCTCTTACAAAAGCGAAGCTGGAGGCGCTGGTTAAGCAAATAACCAGTGTCAAATAa
- the SPI1 gene encoding Spi1p (similar to Saccharomyces cerevisiae SED1 (YDR077W) and SPI1 (YER150W); ancestral locus Anc_8.201), producing the protein MFSNANFLLPLFIAPTVLGLVSNSSSPVIAVPSSDAIVSGNDTSTHAPLPSSTVPVFYNSTATTTQYEVVSKFTTYCPEPTTFVTNNATYTVTAPTILTVTNCPCTIEKPVSETSSSSTHDVETNVNVANAKTIPGALGLIGAVMMLL; encoded by the coding sequence atgttttctAATGCAAATTTCCTATTACCATTGTTTATAGCCCCTACAGTTCTTGGATTGGTATCCAATTCTAGCTCACCTGTGATTGCGGTTCCATCCAGTGATGCTATTGTTTCTGGTAATGATACCTCGACACATGCACCACTTCCATCATCTACTGTACCAGTCTTCTACAATTCCACTGCTACTACAACTCAGTACGAAGTTGTCAGTAAATTCACCACTTACTGCCCAGAACCGACAACTTTCGTAACGAATAATGCAACCTACACTGTCACTGCTCCAACAATCCTGACGGTAACCAACTGTCCTTGTACTATCGAGAAGCCTGTATCTGAaacttcatcttcttctacacATGATGTAGAGACAAATGTCAACGTGGCTAACGCAAAGACAATTCCAGGTGCTCTGGGCTTAATTGGTGCTGTAATGATGCTACTTTAA